One region of Vibrio cidicii genomic DNA includes:
- the eat gene encoding ethanolamine permease: protein MTTSNDYLAQRQLKRGAAGWILLAGLGISYVISGDFAGWNFGIAQAGWGGFVIAAVLMGIMYLALVLSLAEMSAAIPAAGGGYSFARQAMGPMGGFLTGLAVLIEYSLAPAAIVIFIGSAVNELIGLDGPLVYALFYLAFVGIHIFGVGEALKVMMVISGLAVLAILATGIALVPEFNSANLFDIEPTQGGDLMMPMGLYGVWAALPFAMWLFLAVEGVPLAAEEAKDPQKDVPKGIIAAMLFLLFTAVLVVVLLSGAVGAKVIGESAVPLVDALNISGHTQLATFVNILGLAGLVASFFSIIYGYSRLVFALSRAGYLPKNLSLTSKRKAPVRALIYPAILGFIISLTGEGDLILAMAVVGATISYAMMSASHILLRVKYPEMPRPYKTPGGIVTSAVAFVLSIVALTGVYAYDVRAFLFTLALFAIGMLYYLLIGQNNLIAKTAEEEFALLDKAQGELEAA, encoded by the coding sequence ATGACCACATCAAACGACTATCTGGCACAACGCCAGCTTAAGCGGGGTGCCGCGGGTTGGATCTTGCTGGCTGGCTTGGGCATTTCGTACGTCATCTCCGGTGATTTCGCCGGTTGGAATTTTGGTATCGCTCAGGCTGGCTGGGGCGGTTTTGTTATCGCCGCAGTGCTGATGGGCATTATGTATCTAGCCTTGGTGCTGTCGTTGGCAGAAATGTCTGCTGCGATCCCAGCCGCTGGCGGCGGTTACAGTTTTGCGCGCCAAGCCATGGGGCCGATGGGCGGCTTTTTGACTGGCCTTGCGGTGCTCATCGAGTACTCTTTGGCTCCGGCCGCCATCGTCATTTTTATTGGCTCAGCGGTCAACGAGCTGATTGGCCTTGATGGCCCGCTGGTTTATGCGCTTTTCTATCTGGCTTTTGTCGGCATACACATTTTTGGCGTTGGCGAAGCCCTTAAAGTGATGATGGTGATCAGCGGTCTAGCGGTGTTGGCGATTTTAGCCACTGGCATTGCGCTGGTGCCAGAATTTAACAGCGCCAACCTGTTTGATATTGAACCCACCCAAGGCGGCGATTTAATGATGCCTATGGGGCTCTACGGCGTGTGGGCAGCCTTGCCCTTTGCGATGTGGTTGTTTCTTGCTGTCGAAGGCGTACCACTCGCCGCGGAAGAAGCCAAAGATCCGCAAAAGGATGTACCAAAAGGGATTATTGCTGCAATGCTATTTCTGCTGTTTACCGCGGTTTTGGTTGTGGTATTACTCAGCGGTGCGGTCGGTGCCAAAGTGATTGGCGAGAGCGCCGTTCCTTTGGTGGACGCACTAAATATTTCAGGCCACACGCAGTTGGCAACGTTTGTGAACATTCTTGGTCTTGCAGGGTTAGTGGCCTCGTTTTTCTCGATCATCTATGGCTATAGCCGCTTGGTATTTGCTCTATCCCGTGCCGGGTATTTGCCGAAAAATCTCTCACTCACCAGTAAGCGCAAAGCACCGGTTCGCGCGCTGATCTATCCGGCGATTCTCGGTTTTATCATTTCGCTCACGGGTGAGGGAGATTTGATCCTCGCTATGGCCGTGGTTGGGGCAACGATCTCGTATGCGATGATGTCGGCCAGCCACATCCTGCTGCGTGTTAAGTACCCAGAGATGCCACGTCCATACAAAACCCCCGGTGGCATCGTCACATCTGCTGTAGCCTTCGTCCTGTCGATTGTCGCACTAACAGGTGTCTACGCCTATGACGTACGCGCCTTCCTCTTTACGCTGGCCCTGTTCGCTATCGGTATGCTCTATTACTTGCTCATTGGTCAGAACAACCTGATTGCCAAAACGGCCGAAGAGGAGTTTGCCCTGCTTGACAAGGCACAAGGCGAGCTTGAAGCAGCATAA
- a CDS encoding ethanolamine ammonia-lyase light chain EutC, translated as MKRSTHARCWYWWAKRPGLSSPDSLGLYLTWHPQRGTEDSLRNCISNVRPQGLPYEAAAMKCFYLLAESRRLKLTGVGLKDRSDDTILEHKQTQFFSLTSTS; from the coding sequence GTGAAGCGATCAACGCACGCGAGGTGCTGGTACTGGTGGGCGAAACGCCCGGGGTTAAGCTCCCCCGATAGTTTGGGGCTGTATCTTACCTGGCACCCACAGCGTGGCACCGAAGATTCACTGCGCAACTGTATTTCCAATGTGCGCCCACAAGGGCTGCCTTATGAAGCGGCCGCGATGAAATGCTTCTATCTGCTGGCGGAGTCACGCCGGCTAAAACTCACCGGCGTCGGACTGAAAGATCGTTCTGACGATACGATTCTCGAACACAAACAAACTCAATTTTTCTCTTTAACTTCAACGTCATAA
- a CDS encoding ethanolamine ammonia-lyase subunit EutC: MSKTLTSSLIHEDPWHKLRQFTQARIGIGRVGTSIPTHELLRFQLSHAQAMDAVHVPLDEAELVDTLAQKSAIVPYLPAFSLHSQASDRLTYLQRPDLGRKLDGASIERLKQHSDSTPSPYDLAIVIADGLSSYAISHHAAPFIDALITQLHADQGHDWRIAPLSIVHQGRVAVGDDVGEAINAREVLVLVGETPGVKLPR; encoded by the coding sequence ATGAGTAAGACGCTGACTTCCTCGTTGATCCATGAGGATCCATGGCACAAGCTGCGCCAGTTTACGCAGGCGCGCATCGGTATTGGCCGTGTGGGTACCAGCATTCCGACGCATGAGCTATTGCGTTTTCAGCTCTCGCACGCTCAAGCGATGGATGCGGTGCATGTGCCGCTCGACGAAGCGGAGCTGGTTGACACCTTGGCGCAAAAATCAGCCATTGTGCCCTATCTTCCTGCGTTTTCGCTACATAGCCAAGCCAGTGATCGCCTCACGTATCTGCAACGGCCCGATTTGGGCCGCAAGCTCGATGGTGCCTCGATAGAACGTTTGAAGCAGCACAGCGATAGCACGCCAAGCCCTTACGATCTGGCGATTGTCATTGCCGATGGTTTGTCGTCTTACGCCATCAGTCATCACGCGGCTCCCTTTATCGACGCCTTAATCACGCAGCTCCATGCCGACCAAGGACATGACTGGCGTATCGCGCCATTGAGCATCGTGCATCAAGGCCGAGTTGCGGTCGGTGATGACGTAGGTGAAGCGATCAACGCACGCGAGGTGCTGGTACTGGTGGGCGAAACGCCCGGGGTTAAGCTCCCCCGATAG
- a CDS encoding helix-turn-helix domain-containing protein: protein MNLVQLLHEGNSYAPMRCKQYSFDVNQQAQSLSAWEQKYNQHSAGQFNGYLDEIKLPGLHLFEEYTSHAVHQECCVNPNAVWIGFSMDSERPKVNGLQAQTHQLMIRPAKESFELATPQDFHIFGIVIDRELLLNGTQFGSQGQWENAQWETAALVENRLPQHGCWSLVNLIRDVLSPQSILGQKLLEEGAAQAHLHAMLRAAVMDRLSAFQVSSEREPRSYHTRRQALRRLYKYIDQNGDYPLSISDMCAIACVSQRTLHNCFEQELGVSPATFLRECRLNAVRRVLLDQSQQRAICDIALGFGFYHLGTFNHYYKRLFGETPSQTRTRASQYQKSAVVKRFAAAQSRIDNK, encoded by the coding sequence ATGAATTTGGTTCAATTGCTTCATGAAGGGAATTCATACGCACCAATGAGGTGCAAGCAATACAGTTTTGATGTCAACCAGCAGGCGCAAAGCCTAAGTGCTTGGGAGCAAAAGTATAATCAACACAGTGCCGGGCAATTCAACGGTTATCTGGACGAAATAAAGTTGCCCGGTTTGCATTTGTTTGAGGAGTACACCAGTCACGCTGTCCATCAGGAGTGTTGTGTCAACCCCAATGCCGTTTGGATTGGTTTTTCAATGGATAGCGAGCGGCCTAAAGTAAATGGTCTGCAAGCGCAGACGCATCAATTGATGATTCGTCCGGCTAAGGAGTCCTTTGAATTGGCCACGCCGCAGGATTTTCATATTTTTGGCATTGTGATCGACCGAGAGCTGCTGTTGAACGGAACGCAATTTGGTAGTCAGGGACAATGGGAAAATGCCCAGTGGGAAACGGCAGCATTGGTTGAAAACCGTCTACCGCAACACGGTTGCTGGTCGCTGGTGAATTTGATTCGTGACGTGCTGAGCCCGCAGTCGATACTCGGACAGAAGTTGCTTGAAGAGGGGGCTGCACAAGCGCATCTGCACGCCATGTTGCGAGCAGCGGTGATGGATCGCTTGAGTGCGTTTCAAGTGTCGTCTGAACGTGAACCGCGCAGCTACCATACTCGGCGTCAGGCGTTGCGGCGTCTGTATAAGTACATCGACCAGAATGGTGATTATCCATTGAGTATTAGCGATATGTGCGCGATCGCTTGTGTCAGCCAGCGCACCTTGCACAACTGTTTTGAACAAGAGCTTGGCGTGAGCCCAGCGACGTTTTTGCGTGAGTGCCGTTTGAATGCGGTGCGACGGGTATTATTGGATCAATCGCAGCAGCGGGCGATCTGCGATATTGCACTTGGCTTTGGCTTTTATCATCTCGGCACGTTTAATCATTATTACAAGCGGCTGTTTGGTGAAACGCCCAGTCAGACGCGAACCCGTGCATCTCAGTATCAAAAAAGTGCGGTGGTGAAACGGTTTGCGGCGGCTCAATCTCGTATTGATAATAAGTGA
- a CDS encoding transporter substrate-binding domain-containing protein: protein MLRRLFAVLLLFVSHLVNAQAQNELKIVYFDAFPPYSYVNSKGQMEGILVDIAREVLEHRMGLEVSHQGLPWARAQSMVKNGQADAFISVATSERLKYVDAALEPVVVGPITLFTKNDPASVNKLVNVQTVDDLKPLNILDYSGNGWGNAHFPEAEFQRILLFDLADAFNMLAKGRGDVIATDKIVAKLCVKRARRESVGDRSAYRFGYGGILFVYR, encoded by the coding sequence ATGTTGCGTCGCCTCTTTGCTGTTTTGCTGCTGTTTGTTAGCCACCTTGTTAATGCTCAGGCGCAAAATGAGCTGAAAATCGTTTATTTCGATGCTTTTCCTCCCTATTCCTACGTCAATAGCAAAGGGCAGATGGAGGGTATTCTGGTTGATATTGCACGAGAAGTGCTTGAGCATCGTATGGGGCTGGAAGTGTCTCACCAAGGCTTACCATGGGCGAGAGCGCAGAGCATGGTGAAAAACGGTCAAGCCGACGCATTCATTTCGGTTGCGACCAGCGAAAGGCTGAAGTATGTGGATGCCGCGCTTGAGCCAGTGGTGGTTGGCCCTATCACACTATTTACTAAAAACGATCCAGCCAGCGTCAATAAGCTTGTCAACGTGCAGACAGTGGATGATCTCAAACCATTGAACATCTTGGATTACTCTGGCAATGGTTGGGGTAACGCCCATTTTCCTGAAGCTGAGTTCCAGCGGATCTTGCTGTTTGATTTAGCTGATGCGTTTAACATGCTCGCAAAAGGACGAGGAGATGTGATAGCGACCGATAAAATCGTCGCGAAACTATGTGTTAAAAGAGCTCGCCGTGAGTCAGTCGGTGACAGAAGTGCCTACCGTTTTGGATATGGTGGCATTCTCTTTGTGTATCGGTAA
- a CDS encoding glutathione S-transferase family protein codes for MITLHHLNKSRSKRIIWLLEELGVEYQIVPYQRDSVTFLAPPELKAIHPLGKSPVLEENGQVIAESGAITEYLIGKYAAERLAPAKESKEYIEYLQWLHFAESSGMLPLLLKVFLLKDGAETKFLAPYADSEISKILSYVEQSLQGKTYLVAEKLTGADIMMSFIIEIAAQFGLLAHYPNLARYGETLAAHPCFQKAQALELQYQ; via the coding sequence ATGATCACCTTACATCACCTAAATAAATCCCGCTCTAAACGCATTATTTGGTTACTGGAAGAGCTGGGCGTTGAGTATCAAATCGTCCCGTATCAACGTGATAGTGTCACTTTTTTAGCACCGCCCGAGCTGAAAGCGATCCATCCACTGGGTAAATCGCCGGTGCTTGAAGAGAATGGTCAAGTGATCGCCGAGTCCGGCGCCATCACGGAATATCTGATTGGTAAATACGCCGCCGAGCGTTTAGCACCAGCCAAAGAGAGCAAGGAATACATTGAGTATCTGCAATGGTTACACTTTGCCGAAAGCTCCGGTATGTTGCCCTTGCTGCTGAAAGTGTTTCTCCTCAAGGACGGGGCAGAAACCAAGTTCTTAGCACCGTATGCAGACAGTGAAATCAGCAAGATACTGAGCTACGTAGAGCAAAGCCTCCAAGGCAAAACCTACCTTGTGGCTGAGAAGCTGACTGGCGCCGACATCATGATGTCGTTCATTATTGAGATCGCCGCACAGTTTGGTTTGCTGGCGCACTATCCGAATCTGGCGCGCTACGGCGAAACGCTCGCCGCCCATCCTTGCTTTCAAAAAGCGCAAGCGCTTGAGCTGCAATACCAGTAG
- a CDS encoding NADP-dependent oxidoreductase, with amino-acid sequence MALSTNRQIVLASRPVGTPSAENFRLVESNIPSPAAGEILLRSVYLSLDPYMRGRMSDAKSYAEPVAIDQVMVGGTVCQVEASQHPEFEVGEWVLAYTGWQDYALSNGEDLIKLGKTPAHPSYALGVMGMPGFTAYMGLLDIGQPKAGDTLVVAAATGAVGSMVGQIGKLKGCRVIGIAGGEEKCQFAKQTLGFDECLDHKAANFAEQLARVCDKGIDIYFENVGGKVFDAVLPLLNSGARVPLCGLISQYNATSLPEGPDRMSMLMAQLLIKRIKMQGFIIFDDYAHRYGEFATDMSRWLAEGKIHYREHLVQGLENAADAFIGLLEGKNFGKLVVQTNQPR; translated from the coding sequence ATGGCTCTCTCTACAAATCGTCAAATCGTCCTCGCTTCACGCCCTGTGGGCACACCGAGCGCGGAAAACTTTCGCTTAGTTGAAAGTAATATCCCCTCGCCTGCAGCCGGAGAAATCTTACTTCGATCGGTTTATCTGTCACTCGATCCTTACATGCGCGGCCGCATGAGCGACGCTAAGTCATACGCCGAGCCAGTGGCGATTGATCAAGTGATGGTCGGCGGTACTGTTTGCCAAGTCGAGGCCTCACAGCATCCAGAATTTGAAGTCGGTGAATGGGTGTTGGCGTACACAGGTTGGCAAGATTACGCCCTTTCCAACGGTGAAGACTTGATTAAACTCGGCAAAACACCAGCCCATCCCTCTTACGCGCTGGGCGTCATGGGTATGCCGGGCTTTACTGCCTACATGGGTTTATTGGACATCGGTCAGCCCAAAGCGGGCGACACACTGGTTGTGGCTGCTGCAACAGGCGCGGTTGGCTCCATGGTTGGGCAGATTGGCAAACTCAAAGGCTGTCGCGTGATTGGTATTGCGGGCGGCGAGGAGAAGTGTCAATTTGCCAAACAGACCTTAGGGTTTGACGAGTGTTTGGACCACAAAGCCGCAAATTTTGCCGAGCAGCTCGCTCGAGTGTGTGATAAAGGCATTGATATCTATTTTGAAAATGTCGGCGGTAAAGTGTTTGATGCCGTCTTACCGCTGCTCAATAGCGGTGCTCGCGTGCCTCTGTGTGGACTCATTTCACAATATAATGCAACCTCACTGCCTGAAGGCCCGGATCGCATGTCGATGTTGATGGCACAACTGCTGATCAAGCGCATCAAGATGCAAGGCTTTATCATTTTTGATGATTACGCCCATCGCTACGGCGAATTTGCCACGGATATGTCACGGTGGTTGGCAGAAGGTAAGATTCATTATCGTGAGCATTTAGTACAAGGTTTAGAAAATGCCGCCGACGCCTTTATTGGCCTGCTTGAAGGAAAGAACTTCGGCAAACTGGTTGTGCAAACCAATCAACCACGCTAG
- a CDS encoding TetR/AcrR family transcriptional regulator: MNRKTSDTRQQILNVGYQLVVNQGFTAVGLSLLLKEAGVPKGSFYHYFKSKEQFGQALIESYFQHYLAQLEAIVGNRAQSGYQSLLDYFSRWLTVEQGVCNANRCLVVKLSAEVSDLSDSMRHALSVGAQRVIATLAEAIQRGIEDGSIEVADAAATAQQLYQQWLGASLLNKLMQDQHHLEHCLASTKQILRRQA, encoded by the coding sequence ATGAACAGAAAAACTTCCGATACTCGCCAGCAAATCCTCAATGTTGGCTACCAACTCGTCGTTAACCAAGGCTTCACCGCCGTTGGCCTTTCACTGTTGCTCAAAGAAGCGGGCGTACCCAAAGGCTCGTTTTATCACTATTTCAAATCGAAAGAACAGTTTGGTCAGGCTCTAATTGAAAGCTACTTCCAGCATTATCTTGCGCAGTTAGAAGCAATTGTCGGCAACCGCGCGCAATCAGGCTACCAGAGTTTGCTTGATTACTTTTCTCGCTGGTTAACGGTTGAACAAGGGGTTTGCAACGCCAACCGTTGTCTGGTGGTAAAACTCAGTGCTGAAGTGTCCGATCTCTCAGACAGCATGCGCCATGCGTTGTCTGTTGGCGCACAGCGCGTGATCGCCACCTTGGCCGAGGCCATTCAGCGTGGTATCGAAGATGGCTCTATTGAGGTTGCGGATGCCGCAGCCACCGCGCAGCAGCTCTATCAGCAATGGCTTGGAGCAAGCTTGCTCAATAAATTAATGCAAGACCAACACCATTTAGAACACTGTTTGGCCTCCACCAAACAGATACTGCGCCGTCAGGCGTAA
- a CDS encoding universal stress protein, protein MTHIIACIDGSTYSQSVAELGAWTAKSLNAPLTLLHVLDKSEQETTSELSGNIGLGSREHLLQELIELDEKRAKVALQHGKALLNDLQEQLHSSGLHDVTKLQKHGHLLDTLLDLEAETRVLVVGKSGDLHKNDTLAIGSQLESVVRSIKAHILVATGQFVQPTSYLLAFDGSEVSQKLVEKALKTPLLAGMACHLIMVEDANDKAQAFNQAAATLRESGIEVTQATLQGDVHRAILDYQQQHQLGMIVMGAYGHSKLRQFFLGSNTTRLLAESHVPMLLIR, encoded by the coding sequence ATGACCCATATTATCGCCTGTATCGATGGTTCAACTTACTCGCAGTCTGTCGCTGAACTCGGCGCTTGGACGGCGAAAAGCCTTAATGCCCCGCTCACCCTGCTGCATGTGCTCGACAAATCAGAGCAAGAAACGACGAGTGAACTGTCGGGCAACATCGGCCTTGGCAGCCGTGAGCACCTGCTGCAAGAGCTGATTGAACTGGATGAAAAGCGCGCCAAAGTCGCCCTACAGCATGGCAAAGCGCTGCTAAATGATCTGCAAGAGCAACTGCACAGCTCGGGTTTGCACGATGTGACTAAGCTGCAAAAACATGGTCATTTGTTGGACACCTTATTGGATTTGGAAGCTGAGACTCGCGTTTTGGTGGTGGGCAAGTCAGGCGATTTGCATAAAAACGACACCTTAGCGATCGGTTCACAACTCGAAAGTGTGGTTCGTTCAATCAAAGCCCATATCCTAGTGGCAACAGGCCAGTTTGTGCAACCAACCAGCTACTTACTGGCGTTTGACGGCAGCGAAGTCAGCCAGAAATTAGTCGAAAAGGCGCTCAAAACGCCACTGCTCGCAGGAATGGCTTGCCACTTGATCATGGTGGAAGATGCCAACGATAAAGCACAAGCGTTTAACCAAGCCGCTGCAACATTACGTGAAAGCGGCATTGAGGTCACGCAAGCCACTTTGCAAGGCGACGTTCATCGCGCCATCTTAGATTATCAGCAACAGCATCAGCTGGGCATGATTGTGATGGGCGCTTACGGCCACTCTAAATTGCGCCAGTTTTTCTTAGGCAGCAATACCACTCGGCTGCTGGCCGAATCTCACGTGCCAATGTTACTGATTCGTTGA